From the genome of Adhaeribacter pallidiroseus:
AAATCATTATCGGCTACGGCCGCAATGGGGGTAAATTTGCCCTTTTTCTGGCCGCTGGTATGGTCGTTGCCCAAACGGATAGTACTGAATTGCGGAACCGCATTTTGGGCCAATAACGAATCAAAATCTTGCTTCCAGATCCGTACCCGTTCAATATCTTTAATATCCATGTTAAAACCCGGCGATTTTTTACTGATGTGTCCTTCCAGGGATTTCAGGGTGGCTTTTCCATCGCCGGAAAACTCGCCGTAGCTGCGGTAATTAATGCCAGCCCGCTGGCAGTAATCCCAGATATACCCTTTTTTAGGATAAGCAATTTTGCGGGAACCCTCATAATCGTACGTGCCGCCACGGCCGCCGTAGCTGGTGGGCCAGGTTTTCTCGGTATAGTCGGTGGCGTAAGCGGCCATGCTCCAGTTATGGCCATCGGCGCTTACTTCGGCATCCACGTAAAAGTTATCGAGCAGTACAAACTCGCGGGCTAAAGCATGATGGTTGGGCGTAACTTTTTCGGGGAAGATACACAAGTTCGGGTCGCCATTCCCTTCTTTCATATCGCCCAGAACTTGGTCGTAGGTGCGGTTTTCTTTAATTACGTAAAACACGTATTTAATCGGTGACTTGTCGCCAACGCGGGTAGGCACCGGATTACCCACTTCACCGCGGGCTTTATTTTCCATTTCTTTCGTAAACGGAGTGTTGGCGTATACCTGCTTCGCATAAATTTTTAATTTTGCGGCATCGGGCCGGTCGATAAAAGACAAGGTGCCTTTAAATAAACCCCCAATGTATTGCACTTCCTGCTTGCCGGTAACCCCGGTGTGCGAGCCGCTGTTATCACTCACTTTCACGGGTTGCGGGCCGGCCGGGTTGGCCAGCGACGAAAAGCCTTTGCCATTGGCTACCAGAATTTTTTTACCGAGGGTTTTTACATTAGTGGGGTACCAACCCGTGGGAATAAAACCTTGCGACGAACTTTTACCCGGCACTGACACATTAAATACCGCCAGACAGTTGTTGTCGGCGTTGGCCATGTACAACGTTTTTTCGTCCGAAGAGAGGGCCAGGGCGTTGGTAGTGGAACCGGTTAATTGGGTAGGATACAGCGCCGCCGAAATGGTTTCCATTACTTTACGCGCCTTGGTATCAATTACCGATACCGAATTATCATTGGCATTGGCCACGAATAAATATTTGCCGTTCTTGGTTTGAATAAGTTCGTTCGGGTGGCTTTCGGTAGTAATTTCCCCGGTAATTTTATTTGTTTGCGTATCGTAAACTGCTACTTTATCACCGCCCCATAAGGTAATGTACGCCGTTTTTTTATCCGGCGAAAGCAGGCAGGCGTACGCTTCGTGGCCCAGGTCAGTTTTATGCAGGATGCTTTTGGTTTTCAGGTCGAGTACGTACAGGGTATTGTCTTCTTTGGTAACGACGTACAAACGCTGGCGGGCATTATCTATATCAATACCCGTTGGACCTATTTTATCTTTCGGCCAGGCCAAGCCTAAACGCAAAGTATCGGTAGTGCTGAATTTATTATTTTTAATACCGTAAGCCAGAATAACGTTGTCGTTGCCGCCCGAAGCAAATAAGGTTTTATTATCCTGGCTGAACTTTAAACCGTACCACGACTTCGCAATAACTTTCTCGTCGAGTAACTTTTCGTTAACCGGATCGATGAGTTGCACCGTTTGTTTGCTTTGCCCGTTGTTGGTAACCGCTAATAATTTACGGGAAGGGGATACCTGCATATTTAAAGGCAAATCACCTAACGGCACTGACCGGCCCACCGGACTCAAGGACCAGCCATTAGGCAGTAAAATTTGCTTGGCCTGGGACTGGTTAGTAGGCTGCTGTGGTCGTTGCGCTACTGCCCTATAACCACTCCCGATAGCTACACCGCAAATAACTATTTTAAAAAATGCATTCATCATATCTGGCTTTAAAATAATAGAGGGCGAAGGTAAATGAAGCTTACTAAAAAGAAGCTTTTTACCGGAAACTTAACAATTATTTAAAGTTAGGATTTTCTACGATACCAATTGATTAAAACCACCCTTACAGGGCTACCCAGCCACAGCAACCGGTATTGTTAATACCGGAACCATGCCTGCGGTAAGCTCTATTTTCGATGTTATGCCACTCGGCGTTTAGGGTAAGCCAATGGCGCGTAAATTCAGCGTTTACAATTATTACCTTCCAGCCCAGTGGACCAATGTTGGTAATGCGAGTAACATCAGTAATGCCCAGGGCTAGAAAAAGTCCGCACGTTCTGGTTTCGAATAAACCGTTAAAAAATCGTTAATTTTAAATTTTTATCCTGCTTAATTATAACAAAAACTTAATACGATTAAGAATTTCAAAATAAACCGGTATTTGTTCCTTTGTGCTGCAATTAAGCCTTCTATTTTAAAAAAACAGGAAACTGTAATTACGGCGTGCTCCATAAAGAAACCGGGAGGAGAGCTGGTGGTACTTGCGGCATGGCTCAACTGCCATCGTCCGAAGTATTTGAAAATCGGCTTTTGCCCAACGTGGGGCAAGGTTTACAAGGCGTTATTCCGAACCTAATTTTAATACCTACGACGGCAAACCCATTCAATCGCCTACTTTTAATATCCGGGGTACTACTTCTATCGGGCAGGGTGGTAACGCGCTGGTGTTAATCGATGGGGTAGAGGGTAATCCCAGCTTGTTAAACCCCAGCGACATCGCCAGTGTATCGGTGTTGAAAGATGCTTCGTCGGCGGCTATTTACGGGGCGCGGGGGGCTTTTGGGTTAGTACTAATTACCACGAAAAACCCCACGAAAGATAAACCAGCGTTACGTACTCGGTTAACCACTCCATTAAAAGCTTTGTAGTCCTGTTCCCGGGAGTACTCGGATTTAAAATTCAGATTTTTTTAAAATAAATTAGAGAAGCATTGCCCGTAAGTGTATTAGTGTTTTTTTAAATTAATTTATCTTCGCCATTCATAATAAATTAAAAAATTATAAAGCAGTATTGTAAACTGATGAAATTTCAACGTTTTCTTTTTCTGGTAGTTTTCCTTTTCTTTTTCTCCGGCCTAGTGCAGGCTCAGCAATTAAGGGTCGGTACTTTTAACATTCGCTACGATAATCCGCAGGACGTCGGGAACTTGTGGGTGGACCGGGCCCCGGTAGTAGCTAATTTAATTCGCTTTCATGATTTTGATATTTTCGGTACGCAGGAAGCCTTAAAAAATCAACTAGACGATATTAATAAAACGTTGCCCCAGTACACCCGGTACGGTAAGGGCCGCGACGATGGTCAGGAAAAAGGCGAACATTCGGCTATATTTTTTAAAAAAGACCGGTTTAAACTCCTCAAAAATGGCGATTTCTGGTTATCACAAACTCCGGACAAACCTTCGCTGGGCTGGGATGCTACGTGCTGTAAGCGCATTTGCTCCTGGGTTTACCTGCAGGACCAGCAGACCAAAAAGAAATTTTACTTCTTTAATGCGCACTACGACCACCAGGGCGTACAAGCCCGGCAAGAAAGCAGTAAGTTGATCTTACAGAAAATAAAAGAAATTGCCGGCGCGGAGCCCGTTATTTTTACCGGCGATTTAAACGGCGACCGCAGCAGCGAATGGTACCAGGCCATTGCCAATTCCGGCCAAGTTTCGGATACGTTTAAAGCCGTGAAAGATCCTTACGCCAACAATGCATCTTTTAACGCTTTCGGGAAAAAACTAGACGGCGACGAAGTGATTGATCATGTTTTTGCCACCAGTCATTTTAAAACTTTAAAATGGGGCATTTTAACCGATACCTACCACGGCAAATTTCCTTCCGACCATTTTCCGGTACTGGTAGAACTAAGCCTGAGCGCCAAATAATTTGTTCCTGATTAATACCGGTACATTAACTTTTCGGACTAATCTACTGTCTTCCATTAGCAAAAGTAAATTTTATTTTTTTTCCGAAGTAAAAGGTAAAACGCCCATTAACTCCCAAGGAGCGGGGGTTTTACTTTTTATTTATCGGGTTTTCAAAGCCTTTCCCAAAACGGTATTTTTTTCATAAATTGGGAGCTTATTTTCATGTAAAATTTAAAAAACTGGTGCGTTCCGGCAGTAGGGAATAATACCGCTCCATGCAATATTTTAAACTATCCGGGTTGTCGGCTATTTAAAAACAGGATACAGGGGGTAATGATGCCCAACGTACTGGATAACTGGCGAGGCGAAAGTCCCAGTCATGCAAGTGCTACCCAAGTAATAGCCGGATTATACTTGGGTATTATTCGGGTAAACACACGAATAATACAGTCAGAATGGTTTGGAGCAGTTAAAAACAGTAGTTAAAAGATAAGACCGCCGGTTTGGTTTTATACCTAAAAGTATAATACAATAAAAATTAGCTACGCGAAATATTATGAATAAATGCTTAAGAAGAAATGCATTATCTTTTTCTGTGCAATTTTTAAATTCTGTATTGGTCTGTAGAACATTTATTTGTATAATATTTAAAGTAGGATTATAACCTTACTTTAAATATTATACAACTCCTCCGTACATAATGCGGATAACCGTATGTTATGTTGTTTATAAAATAGTTAGCAGCAAAAAATATGAGACAAATATTGACTATGTTATTTGTTCTGATTTCCTCAGTTGTCTATTCTCAAAACAATGAGATTATAACAAATCAAAAGGCACAGCTTTTAGATAGATATAATTTTGATGATGATTGTGGAAATGGAGCGCAGCAAGATATAAATATTTGTTTAGGCAAAGCAATTGAAAAACTTGAAAAGTTATTGTTTGACAAATATAGATGCTTAATTTCTTCACTTGATATGGCCATCCAAAAGAATTCCTTAGAAGATAAACAACAGGCTTCAGAGTATAAGAAAATCAAAAAAGCTATTATTACCTCTCAAAAGACTTTTGAAAAATTAAAAAAGCAAAATACTATTTTTTACCTATCTTATTATAGAGAAGGAACAGAGCGTCCCATGTTTTTCGGTTTGAGTAAAATACAAGACTTAAAAGATAGACTCAATCGATTAGATGATTATTTGGAGACATTGGAACAAGATAACGTAATTAAATGTAAATGAAGTTTCTGCTGCTAATCGAGTAGACGGCCCCACCAGTGTTGGCTGATGGGGAGCGCCTCTCACACCACTGTACGTACGGGTCTCGTATACAGCGGTTCGTTAAGTTGGGGGGCTACTTGTTTGTAGTAATCGAACAACGATTCATAACCTTTCTTGACCAACCGTTTCAGCGTGATAGTGGTCACCAGGATGGGGCTTTGCGCTACTGCCCAGCCCCCTTTCCGGGTCTGGCTCCAGGCATAGGCTTCCCCTTTTGAGACGCCTAATCGGATCAGGTTCTTTCTTTTCCGCTCGGGTTTCTTCCAGTCGTGCCAGATGCAATGGCGCAGCCGGTTTCTGAGCCAACTATCCACTTGCTTTAACTTCCCCTGAATGCTGGCTAGACGAAAGTAGTTTACCCAGCCTCGCTGCACTTCCTTGAGTTGCTGAACGCGCTGCTCAAAGGCACTGGGCGTGGTCTTGCGGGTAATCCCTTTCAGGTTCTGCTTCAGCCTGGCCCAAGCCTTTTCTGCTACCACCAACTGGTATTTACCTTTCTCCCCTTTCCGGTAAGTGGGTACAAACCGGTAGCCTAGTATCTGAAAATCTACGGGTCGTCTAATGCCGCTCTTTTCCCGGTTGATGGGTAGCCTTAGCTTATTCTTCAGGAACAGGAAAAGGTTGTTGCCCACCTGCCGGGCCTCCGACTCACTTTTGGTATAAACACTAAAGTCATCGGCATAGCGCACGTACCGCAAGCCTTGCTTTTCCAACTCTTTATCCAGCTCGTGAAGCAGAATATTGGAGAGCAGCGGACTCAACGGACTGCCCTGTGGTACCCCTTTCCGGCGTTTGGTTAACTTTCCCCCAATAAGGATAGGGGCCCGAAGCCATTTGCGGATCAGGCGCAGCGTGAGCGGGCATTTTACTTTCTGGTATACCAGTTGCAGGAGCAGGCAGTGCTCTACTTCATCAAAGAAGCTTTTCAGGTCCATATCGACAATATGCTGATAGCCTTCATTAATGTTCTTCTGGGCTTGCCACACCGCCTGATGGGCGTTGCGGTTGGGCCGGAAGCCGTAGCTGTACTCTTTGAACTCCAGCTCGAAAAGCGGGGCTATGGCTTGGTTGACTGCTTGTTGTAGCAGCCGGTCGGTTACGGTAGGAATGCCTAACCGGCGCTTCTGGCCGTTGCTCTTAGGTATTTCTACCCCTAAGATGGGTAGAGGAAAGTACTGGCTGCTCCGGATAGCCGTAACTAAGGCCTCCTGATTTACTTGCAGATGCCCAGCTAGTTCAAGTACGGACATACCGTCTACGCCGGCTGCCCCTTGGTTAGCCTGCACTTGCCGGTAGGCTAGCAGCAGGTTGCCCCGGTGCAATACTTTCTCAATCATCCTACTTTCTACTTTATCTGTAATCCCTGTTCCGCTTACGCTAAGGCTGGCCAGGCCTCCTTACCACATTTGGAACAACTTCACGTTCGGCCCTTCGTCATCTTGTGAGACCTCCGCAGCGCTTACGGCTCGTTTCCTGATGGCTACTATGGCTTCTGCTGACTTCTCTCTTACCAACCCGTGGCCGAGAGACCTCCCCAGGTAAGAGCATATTCCTTCCTCCGATTCCTGGTACATCTACCCACTAGTACTTGTTGGTCAGGAGCTTTGCAAAGAGGTGCTTGCTTACCCGCACTAATGGGCCTCTTATGTACTTTCTGTTCGTCAGTACCGGATTTTGTAGTCCCGCTTTCTTCCCTGCTTATCTCACGATAAACCAGCTTGCGGCTTACTAACAGGCTGCACCAACTCGCCTGTAAGGGTCTTGCACCCTCTGGAATAATTTGGTACCTTTCAGTACCAGATGCCCATACTGGGCGCACACCACACCTATACGGCAGCTGTGCCACCGCAAAGCCCAGTACGTTAGGGGTATCCTTAAAATGACAACAAAGAAGAAATATATTTTTATTGGTATAATTTTTTTCTTAACTTATGCTGTGATTGCACAGTTATGGGGAACAGAAAAAGGAATTAATGATTTTTCAAAATTCAATAAAGCTGAAATTAAAGGTAAAATTGAGAAAAAAGTATATGCTTCAGCTTCTGGAACACGAATAAATATAAAAGAACAAGAATATATTTTTCACCCAATTACAAATAAGGAAAATAGGAACAAAATTTTTAGTTACATAGCTGAAGTTGGGGACTCAATTTTAAAACCAGCATACTCAGACACATTAATCTTGATAAAAAAAGGTCGATTACTAAAATATGCTTTCAGAAAGGTAGGTATATAAAAGTACTCCCACCAACAACACCTTTACTGTAGCTACGCCACCTCAAAGCCCAGAACGTTGTGCGGCATTTAAATAAATAAAAATAGTACGGCCACAATTTCGGATGTTTAGAAGAAAATGCCAGAATTAAGCAGATTCTATGGAAATACAATTTGCATTTTTGCGAAAAACCTTAATTTACCTTATTTTTTTGCAAAATACGGAAAGTATATACGTATAATTGCTATTAAAAGTGGCTAATGACTAGAAGGTGAACTGCCAAGAAGAGCATTGCGGTTAGTTGAAGACTGAACCGAATTACCTAAAAAGAACTAATGATTAATTATGGTTTACAAAGTATGATGGCCAAACTACGCTCTAAAACCGCGCTGATTTAGCTTTAAAATTGTTTTTAAGTACTTAGACAAAATTAATTATATATTTCTGACCGATGTTATCAAGTATTTGGGTCAGATGTTGTTGTAAGTTATCCCAGCACATATAAGCATTAAAGTCGAGCC
Proteins encoded in this window:
- a CDS encoding bifunctional YncE family protein/alkaline phosphatase family protein, whose translation is MMNAFFKIVICGVAIGSGYRAVAQRPQQPTNQSQAKQILLPNGWSLSPVGRSVPLGDLPLNMQVSPSRKLLAVTNNGQSKQTVQLIDPVNEKLLDEKVIAKSWYGLKFSQDNKTLFASGGNDNVILAYGIKNNKFSTTDTLRLGLAWPKDKIGPTGIDIDNARQRLYVVTKEDNTLYVLDLKTKSILHKTDLGHEAYACLLSPDKKTAYITLWGGDKVAVYDTQTNKITGEITTESHPNELIQTKNGKYLFVANANDNSVSVIDTKARKVMETISAALYPTQLTGSTTNALALSSDEKTLYMANADNNCLAVFNVSVPGKSSSQGFIPTGWYPTNVKTLGKKILVANGKGFSSLANPAGPQPVKVSDNSGSHTGVTGKQEVQYIGGLFKGTLSFIDRPDAAKLKIYAKQVYANTPFTKEMENKARGEVGNPVPTRVGDKSPIKYVFYVIKENRTYDQVLGDMKEGNGDPNLCIFPEKVTPNHHALAREFVLLDNFYVDAEVSADGHNWSMAAYATDYTEKTWPTSYGGRGGTYDYEGSRKIAYPKKGYIWDYCQRAGINYRSYGEFSGDGKATLKSLEGHISKKSPGFNMDIKDIERVRIWKQDFDSLLAQNAVPQFSTIRLGNDHTSGQKKGKFTPIAAVADNDLALGQLVEHLSKSSIWAQTAIFVLEDDAQNGPDHIDAHRSPAFIISPYTKRNAVNHTMYSTSGILRTMELILGLPPMSQYDAAALPLFDCFTAQPTLTPYQVKAAQVDLEERNVAQNKSSERSEKFNFTKEDAAPDLDLNEVVWKSVKGEDSVMPAPRRSGFVKLEQKKDDDDEDDD
- a CDS encoding endonuclease/exonuclease/phosphatase family protein, whose protein sequence is MKFQRFLFLVVFLFFFSGLVQAQQLRVGTFNIRYDNPQDVGNLWVDRAPVVANLIRFHDFDIFGTQEALKNQLDDINKTLPQYTRYGKGRDDGQEKGEHSAIFFKKDRFKLLKNGDFWLSQTPDKPSLGWDATCCKRICSWVYLQDQQTKKKFYFFNAHYDHQGVQARQESSKLILQKIKEIAGAEPVIFTGDLNGDRSSEWYQAIANSGQVSDTFKAVKDPYANNASFNAFGKKLDGDEVIDHVFATSHFKTLKWGILTDTYHGKFPSDHFPVLVELSLSAK
- a CDS encoding lysozyme inhibitor LprI family protein; this encodes MRQILTMLFVLISSVVYSQNNEIITNQKAQLLDRYNFDDDCGNGAQQDINICLGKAIEKLEKLLFDKYRCLISSLDMAIQKNSLEDKQQASEYKKIKKAIITSQKTFEKLKKQNTIFYLSYYREGTERPMFFGLSKIQDLKDRLNRLDDYLETLEQDNVIKCK
- the ltrA gene encoding group II intron reverse transcriptase/maturase, whose amino-acid sequence is MIEKVLHRGNLLLAYRQVQANQGAAGVDGMSVLELAGHLQVNQEALVTAIRSSQYFPLPILGVEIPKSNGQKRRLGIPTVTDRLLQQAVNQAIAPLFELEFKEYSYGFRPNRNAHQAVWQAQKNINEGYQHIVDMDLKSFFDEVEHCLLLQLVYQKVKCPLTLRLIRKWLRAPILIGGKLTKRRKGVPQGSPLSPLLSNILLHELDKELEKQGLRYVRYADDFSVYTKSESEARQVGNNLFLFLKNKLRLPINREKSGIRRPVDFQILGYRFVPTYRKGEKGKYQLVVAEKAWARLKQNLKGITRKTTPSAFEQRVQQLKEVQRGWVNYFRLASIQGKLKQVDSWLRNRLRHCIWHDWKKPERKRKNLIRLGVSKGEAYAWSQTRKGGWAVAQSPILVTTITLKRLVKKGYESLFDYYKQVAPQLNEPLYTRPVRTVV